The window TTCTTAAGTATTTAAAATCTTGACGTTGCTTTGACGATAAATCTTTAGTATCTACCTGTTCATGCGCAAGTCATAAGAGGAAACGACTCCTTTCTCTCCCAAAAACAGGACAAATAAGGTAGTTTCACTGCTTCTTTTTGAATCTTAAAACAGAAGCCTCCATAGTGGGAGTTTAGTTATTGGGTTGATTTTCACCAAAATTTTGGGTTGATTGTTGCAGTTCTTCAAAATAGTTGCTGGAGAACAGTGCAAGGTTTGCACAGACAAATGGATGAAGAACCTTATACACCTGATTCAGATGATAATAACTCATACGGATACTATTACGACAGCAATGTCTGTGAAATGGGCGACTATTTCGTATTTTACACCCATCTCACTACTGTTCTCTACACTATTTCATTTTTGCTCAGCCTGCTAGGCAACACTCTAGTGTTATGGATCCTATTCAAATATGAAAACCTCACATCTTTAACGAATGTCTTCATCATGAATCTCTGTGTCTCTGATTTAGTCTTCTCCTGCATGCTGCCGTTCTGGGCAGTGGACCAGTCCTTTGGGTGGATTTTCGGTGAGTTCCTCTGCAAAGCGGTGAATGCTGTTTTCTCCATCGGCTACTACAGCGGTGTTTTCTTTTTGACTCTCATGACTATCCTGCGGTACTTGTCTGTAGTGAACCCTCTCTCGACTTTGAGATCCCAGACGCAGTGCTGTGGTTTTCTGGTGAGCTTGGTTGTTTGGACTGTTAGCATATTAATTGTGGTTCCTGAGATAATTCACACCACAGTGCAAGAAAAATTGGAAGGGGACAAGACCTGTGATTATGCtgatgagaaatggaaaaaggtGGACATTTATCTGCGAAATGTactcttcctgttttccttcgGGGTTATCGTATTCTGTTACTTCAAGATCCTGATAATCCTGCTCAGAGCAAGATCTCGCAGAAAGCACAGAACTGTGAAACTCATCCTTATTATCGTGGTGGCTTTTTTCCTGAGCTGGGCACCTTACAACATCCTCAGCTTTCTGATCACTTTTCCACCACCTACCTGCCAGTACGAAAAAGACTCCAAGCTTGCCTTTCATATCAGCCGTAAAATTGCTTTCTCCCACTGCTGCCTCAACCCTGTGCTCTATGTTTTTGTTGGAGTCAAGTTCAAGAGGCATTTGTTACGCTTATGCAGTCAGTGTTTACCCTGTGGCAACGGTCAAGTCTCCAGCCCCAGGATCTGGTCTCAAGGCAAATTCCACTATGAAGATGCGTCCATCTACTGAAGCGAGACCTCACTATCAGCACGAATCCTGGATGaactttcagattttaaaagccaTGGGTAATCTCTAATTCTTAGAGGCACTTCCCTGAGAAAGACATACAAATTTACTCCTTGCAAACATGCCGTGTAtggaaagtaataaaaaaatgtatttgcggTGGGATGGAGAGCTGAGAATGCTGAGAAATTACTTCATTGGTCTGTAAGTCTTAtctttatgattttctttttgcgCAGTGAGATggattttctctcatttttaatttctttttaaaaacaaaaaaaaaaggtttgctttttcCTTCGGGTGCTAAAACATTAGGTCTTGACATAAATGGTGTTGCACGTTGCTTTCTTGCCTGACTTAAAATACTTGGATTGTATATAGCAAATGTATATAGCACACATGTATTTCTGCAGCTTCTAATGCTTTACAGTGTTTATCAGTGCTGAACTTTATTGGTTCTCTCTTTTGGTGGCTCTCAGGATTTACTGGGCTGACAATAGCTACAAGACCTCAGAATCTCTGTATTTCTTAGTGCAAATGTTCTTTTACCTGCTGATAGGTAAATACATATAAAACTAGCTTTATGTAAAGGTAGTTTTTTGAGTCCGAAATGGAAAGTTTGGGAGAGCCCTAGAAGGAAGGCAAGCTGTTAAGAAGATAATTCACTAGGGTATTGGTTTTCCTCCTGTTACTGTTCCTGCCCCAGGCACCTTCTAGGCTCTGAATATCCCTTCAGGTGGCTCCAGTGGATTGGCAGCCACTGTCCTGGGCAGCGCAGGAGCATATTTACCCCTAAGcctccctccttttctcactTTGCTATGGTGCTGAGAAGAATTAAACTCTCTAAAAATGTTATTGTGCAAGAACAAATGGCTTTTTAAATAGCAGGATAAAATAGGGAGCCAAAGCAGCAGGTTTTAGCCTGCTTGGATGCTTGCTGCTTCCcagctttttaaaaactgcttcacAGAGATGTGGAAATCTCTGCTTAAAACCTGATCAACAAAGCCAGCCGTGTGTGGTTTTGATGTGCTTCACGTCCATCTAAATACCAGATATGCTCGTATCTCTGAGGTGCGCGAGCGCCTGGTCTAACCAGCTGCCTGGCCACACGCAAGTCTGTTGTTCCATGCACGCATCTCATCTCCTTGGGCAGGTGGGAAGTAAAGTGCAAATGTTTGCATGGACCTAACCTTGAAAATGTTGCTAAGAAGGCTAGTTGTGTTCAGTGCAGGAGCGTTTTTACATGACCACTAAAACACGATTTCCCAGCTAAAAGCAAGTCAAGGGAATTCAATTCAACAGCATGCATTTTTGTGACGAAACCATTCACATTCTGATTACACCAATCAAAccatgtggcttttttttttttctcacggAAACTGATATTCTTCTTCACAATAGCTcagtggtttgttgggttttttttccccccaggcagTGTAACACGTAGTGCATATTCCAGCGTAGCTAAATTACAAAGCCTCTGGCAACCAGAATATTTATTTCCTAGCATTTGTACAGAAAGCCAAGGTAGCTTTGCAGTGGTATCAAGCAATGATTTGGCAATGGTTCTAAGCAAGAATTTGGCTTTTTGGGCAGCCATCTTAAAGTGTCTCTGTGTTGTTTCCGCACTATTTCGTTTGATCTCCAAAGATCATCTGGAGCAGACAACAGATTCTTCTCAGCTGCTGTTTAGtttataaaaagcagaaactCAGGCATGCCCATAGTACAATATCCTCTTTCTGATCATATCCAGGAGGAAAAATACCCAGGGAAAAGCATAAGAATGGGGCAAACATATATGACACATACATACCCAAATAGTCTTTCTAGGGCTTGCCCACAGTTTCCAGTTTGTGTTTCAGTTTAGCTGCCAGACAAAATGATCATACCTTGTCCCTCATCATCAGATGCATCTTTCTGAACAAGTCAGTCCTGGTATCTCATTACCAGAGTTATTGCCTAAAACTTAAAAGGTTACTCATTAATCCCACAGGGCACTCACTTGTGTTCAGACAAACCATAGAAAGGTGGGAGTTGTCATTTGTCTGGTTGTGGTGGAGAAGAGCCTTTGGCTCTTGCCTCCTGATAAGAGACATTTGAAATTAACGTGGTTGCTTCAAGAGGCTTTGGACTGGGGACTCAATAACACCAATTATGAGGACACAACCTACTGAAGGACAAATGAGtctaaatttttcttctgttctggtAAGCCGGACCCCTTCACAGGCCCCAGGAAAGCTCTACAAGAGGAAAATGCTGTGACAATGAGTAAAAGAAGGTCTCATGCACCTACATCATTTCAACAAACCGTCATTCAACTCGTGCTGGAGCTACAGTACCCTGAAATCTTTACTGTCGatacattttatatttatctAAAAAAAGTCAAGAATGATAACAGAAGCATGAGAGATTAAAATGATCCTGCTCTGCTCAGTTTTTAACAAGTTATTTAAATCTGTTTGTAGCTTAAGCATATTTTGTTACAGTGTATCTGAGCATGTAAAGGGAATGCTTAATATTACCCAATTGTACTGCTGCCTACCATAACCGAAGTAACTCAGCACGTGGAGATTTCCCCTCCTGATATAATGAAGTGGTACTAATAAACATTCAGAAATTCAATGGAATACTACACTGTGACTATTGTTCTCTGCCTTTGATAACCACCTTATTAAAACTTATTAAAGTTAAGGTATTTTCAACTGAAGAAGTAATTGTGAATTTTCATAGATTAATTTAGCTTGGAagagacttctggaggtcatccaCTCCTCCACCCTGCTCACAGCCATTCTGTCTTCCCAGTTAGAacaaggttgctcagggccctgtCTGGTCAAACTCTGAAAATCTCCAAGAGCAAGAACTGCATAACTCCTCTGGGtccctgttccaatgcttaacaactctcatggtggatttttttccttctacatgaacaaaatttcttttgctgcaaCCTGGCGATGTTGCCTCTTCCTTGCCTTCTCTATGTCCTTGCATTACATAATGGAAAAGAGCCAacaggtctcccctgagccttgtttttctccttgggCTCAACAAACCCCAATCAATCTAGTCTCCTCATACGTCATGTGCTCCAGCTCACTAACCATCTTGGTCATTCTCCATTGCGTTCACTTCAGTCAGTTAGTCACTTCAGGGTCCCCAAAACTGGATATGTTACTGCAGATGTGACCACATGAACGTCAGGTAGAGGGCAATAAAGgtttccctcaacctgctggcaatataGGCCCATAGTTAGTCTTCACTGTTGCAAGGGCACATGACTGACTTGTGTTCAACTTGTTGCCCACTCGAACTTACAGATCTTTTCCAGTAAAGCTGACCTCTAGCCAGGTGGCCCCCAAGCCCATGGTCTTGCAAGGGGTTAGTCCttgcaaagtcctgcacgtggACTTTGCATTTGCCATTGTTGAACTTCCCAGGCTTCTGTCAGCTCATTCTTCAAGCTTGCTGACGTCTCCTTGCACGGCAGCCCAACAACTCAGGGTGTATCAGCTGCTCCCTCCTACTTGGTTTCATCCGTGAACTGGATGAAGGTGCACCCTGTCCCATCATCAAGGttgttaatgaagatgttaaagaaTTTCAGCCTCAGTATTGACCCCCAAAGCACGCCACTCATAACCAGCCACTCATTAAGACTTCAGACCATTGACCTTTGAGCCTGATGGTCCAGTCAGTTTTTCACCCACTTTATAGTCCACCCATTCAGTCTATATCTCCCCAGTCTGGCTATGAGGATGCTGAGGGAACTTTCTTATaagccttgcagaagtccaggtaaatgacatgcACACCTTTCCCCTTATCCCCAGAGCCATTCATCTCATTGTAGAAGACTGTTGAGTTGGTCAGGCACTAAATCTGTGCTGGCTGTTCCCAAACATTTTTGTCCTGCATCTGTCTGGTAatggcttccaggaggattttctccaccatcttcccaggcacaggggTGAGACTGACGAGCCTACAGTTCCCTGGATTCTCCTTCTTgacttttttgaaaatgggcatGACCTTTGCCTTTTTCAAATCGCCAGGGACCTCCCCTGATCACCATGGCCTTTAGAGGCACCTCACAATGCTATTGGGCAATGCCCCCAGCACCATCACATGCTCCCTGCTCTGTCCTACAGACAACTATATGTCCAGTCTACTTAAGTAGTCCCAAAGCAATTCTCCTCTGCCGTGGGTAGTACCCCTCTCTCCACACTCTGCTCTTAGGCACAGAGATCTGTAAGACACTTGGAGCTGTGTCTATTTTCAAGAGGAAATATGTTGGTGTCGCTTCCATCTTTGTTTATACACATATGTTATTAAATATCTATTTGCTAAAGCCACGGCATAAATACAGCGCAGGTCTGGGGATGGGCAGCCTGTGCACCTTTTTCCTTCTGGGAGCTCCAGGTTCTTGGAAAATACAGACTGCTCTGGATAAAACATAATGTTCAGGGGACCTTGAATCTTTAATTTCACTCAGTCAATCAACTATTATGTGGTCTGACCAAATGCAGAACTGAGAGAAAGAAGTTTGTGaagtgaaaaaagtgaaattaattgcTTTTGGAAAACACAGTCTATTTGGAGGAGGGGAGCAGCGTCAGATTGAGTGGTCACAATATTACAACTGTTGTACAATGCCAGGGGTGTGTTTACGCAGGGTGGCACCTCTAACCCTAATTGCAAGTTACAGT of the Larus michahellis chromosome 2, bLarMic1.1, whole genome shotgun sequence genome contains:
- the XCR1 gene encoding chemokine XC receptor 1, giving the protein MDEEPYTPDSDDNNSYGYYYDSNVCEMGDYFVFYTHLTTVLYTISFLLSLLGNTLVLWILFKYENLTSLTNVFIMNLCVSDLVFSCMLPFWAVDQSFGWIFGEFLCKAVNAVFSIGYYSGVFFLTLMTILRYLSVVNPLSTLRSQTQCCGFLVSLVVWTVSILIVVPEIIHTTVQEKLEGDKTCDYADEKWKKVDIYLRNVLFLFSFGVIVFCYFKILIILLRARSRRKHRTVKLILIIVVAFFLSWAPYNILSFLITFPPPTCQYEKDSKLAFHISRKIAFSHCCLNPVLYVFVGVKFKRHLLRLCSQCLPCGNGQVSSPRIWSQGKFHYEDASIY